From a region of the Desulfuromonas sp. KJ2020 genome:
- a CDS encoding carbonic anhydrase — MDRLFKGHMKFREEDFESHRELFKELGRTQKPHTLFIGCSDSRVVPNLITQTHPGELFIVRNVANIVPPYRQTEEYVATTSAIEYAVQALEVDTIVICGHSNCGGCAALNLPPEKLDHLPHVRKWLEVSKEVKGRVDRLMTDDSPEEREWLTEQINILVQMRNLLTYPYIEEKYRKGALNIYGWHYIIETGEIYNFNDAKEVFELVS; from the coding sequence ATGGACCGTTTGTTCAAAGGGCACATGAAGTTCAGGGAAGAAGACTTCGAAAGTCACCGGGAACTCTTCAAGGAGCTCGGCCGGACCCAGAAACCGCACACCCTGTTCATCGGCTGTTCCGACTCGCGGGTTGTTCCCAACCTCATTACCCAGACCCACCCCGGCGAACTCTTCATCGTTCGCAACGTCGCCAATATCGTGCCCCCCTACCGTCAGACCGAAGAATATGTGGCCACCACTTCGGCCATCGAATATGCTGTGCAGGCTCTGGAAGTCGACACCATTGTCATCTGCGGCCATTCCAACTGCGGTGGCTGCGCGGCCCTGAACCTGCCGCCGGAGAAACTTGACCATCTGCCCCATGTGCGCAAGTGGCTGGAAGTTTCGAAGGAAGTCAAGGGGCGTGTCGACCGCCTGATGACCGACGACTCTCCCGAGGAACGGGAGTGGCTCACGGAGCAGATCAATATCCTGGTGCAGATGCGAAATCTGCTGACCTATCCCTATATTGAAGAGAAATATCGCAAAGGCGCTTTGAACATCTACGGCTGGCACTACATCATCGAGACCGGTGAAATCTACAATTTCAACGATG